Proteins from a single region of Candidatus Obscuribacterales bacterium:
- a CDS encoding NB-ARC domain-containing protein, with product MPRPRALAAVKEKLLADCGQTLVVSAISGLGGLGKSVLATAIALDPQVQGRFSDGVLWVTLGQNPNLASLLGDWVRTLDKSRDSYSVTTLELARDYLHNLLIERRMLLVVDDVWNAAHAEWFRVGGSGCRVLVTTREARLAGAEYHELDLMTEAEAISLVQQKLGEAWREEDEAEFRGFAKSLSYLPLALDLAANQVQDGLTWAELRQEIEEERRAVAVALLDSTEAWEALDQEKQRKYSLRACF from the coding sequence GTGCCGCGGCCCAGGGCGTTGGCGGCGGTGAAGGAGAAGCTGCTGGCGGATTGTGGACAAACCCTGGTGGTGAGCGCTATTTCGGGTCTGGGGGGATTGGGCAAATCGGTGCTGGCAACGGCGATCGCGCTGGATCCCCAGGTGCAGGGGCGGTTCTCGGATGGAGTTTTGTGGGTGACGCTGGGCCAGAACCCTAACTTGGCAAGTCTGTTGGGGGATTGGGTGCGGACGTTGGACAAGTCGCGGGATAGCTATTCGGTGACGACACTGGAGCTAGCGCGAGACTATCTGCACAATTTGCTGATCGAGCGGCGAATGTTGCTGGTGGTGGATGATGTGTGGAATGCGGCTCATGCGGAGTGGTTTCGGGTCGGGGGATCAGGATGTCGGGTGTTGGTAACAACGCGGGAGGCGCGGCTGGCGGGGGCGGAGTATCACGAACTGGATTTGATGACGGAAGCGGAGGCGATTTCCCTGGTGCAGCAAAAACTGGGGGAGGCTTGGCGAGAGGAAGATGAGGCAGAGTTTAGGGGGTTTGCCAAGTCTTTGAGCTACTTGCCGCTGGCGTTGGACTTGGCGGCGAACCAGGTGCAGGATGGCTTGACCTGGGCGGAGCTACGCCAGGAGATTGAGGAAGAACGGCGGGCGGTGGCGGTGGCGTTGCTGGACTCCACGGAGGCATGGGAGGCGCTGGATCAGGAGAAACAGCGCAAGTATAGTTTGCGGGCTTGTTTTA